A genome region from Nocardia sp. NBC_01730 includes the following:
- a CDS encoding amidohydrolase family protein, with product MIDQLFIADAAWLGADTLAGPTAVGVCGDEISWVGPPAAAPPAMPPTRIDGILLPGLTDHHVHTALVDPAELLTAGVTTLVDLGGIPDILWPLVERSHHEPRLPRIRAAGPFLTSPGGYPTQQDWAPPGIALEVGDPHSAAEAVESLLPHRPVTIKVALNSEAGPVIDDATLYTIVRAATAHRIPVTAHTQGIGQTLRAYRAGVRVLAHTPWTETLADDLINDLAGSTTIISTLDIHGWGTPTRDRETALHNLRRFHAAGGMVRYGTDLGNGPLPRSVNAREVAALAEAGLNPTDILRAITNSPLRRGVTADLTAVPTDPTTDPVALSQAITVRKAACQ from the coding sequence ATGATTGACCAGCTTTTCATCGCCGACGCGGCGTGGCTCGGCGCGGACACCCTCGCCGGGCCCACCGCGGTAGGCGTGTGCGGCGACGAGATCAGCTGGGTCGGCCCGCCCGCCGCCGCCCCGCCCGCCATGCCACCAACGCGCATCGACGGGATACTGCTGCCCGGTCTCACCGACCACCACGTGCACACAGCCCTGGTCGACCCCGCCGAACTCCTGACGGCCGGAGTGACCACCCTGGTCGATCTCGGCGGCATACCCGACATCCTCTGGCCCCTGGTCGAGCGTTCTCACCATGAGCCTCGACTGCCGCGAATCCGCGCGGCGGGACCCTTCCTCACCTCGCCTGGCGGTTATCCCACCCAACAGGATTGGGCGCCTCCCGGGATCGCGCTCGAAGTCGGCGATCCGCATTCAGCCGCCGAGGCCGTCGAATCACTACTCCCCCATCGGCCGGTAACGATCAAAGTCGCCCTCAATTCCGAGGCAGGCCCGGTCATCGATGACGCAACCCTCTACACAATCGTTCGCGCGGCCACCGCCCACCGCATTCCGGTCACCGCTCATACCCAGGGGATCGGCCAAACCCTTCGGGCGTATCGGGCCGGGGTGCGGGTGCTCGCGCACACGCCGTGGACGGAAACTCTCGCGGACGACCTGATCAACGACCTCGCCGGCAGCACAACGATTATTTCCACCCTCGACATCCACGGCTGGGGAACACCTACCCGTGACCGAGAGACCGCCTTGCACAATCTCCGCCGTTTCCATGCCGCAGGCGGCATGGTCCGTTATGGCACCGACCTGGGCAATGGTCCATTACCGCGGTCGGTCAACGCCCGAGAAGTCGCCGCCCTCGCCGAAGCCGGGCTGAACCCCACCGACATCCTGCGCGCGATCACCAACTCACCTCTGCGCCGCGGCGTCACCGCGGACCTGACCGCCGTCCCCACCGATCCGACTACGGATCCCGTGGCGCTGAGCCAGGCCATCACGGTCCGCAAGGCTGCTTGCCAGTAG
- a CDS encoding tryptophan 2,3-dioxygenase family protein, producing the protein MDTDLAQLTYADYLHLDQVLGAQQPRTDPEQHDEMMFIVCHQVTELWLKLLLHELSAVREAFRADTPGLPTLSRANRVLLRLNDQWAVLDTLLPNAFHLLRPYLGRASGLYSKQYRDLEFLLGKRHPGWRNFAARYATEPSLFDELIRYLHRRGHAVPEHYLERDWSRRRESTPELFQMFQRIQAADQGVEHQIATHLVAIDGHLREWRRRHLQIVRKHLDSTPGTAGTSGARYLEATIDDVFFPELIQPRDD; encoded by the coding sequence ATGGATACTGACCTGGCCCAGCTGACCTACGCCGATTACCTGCACCTGGACCAGGTGCTCGGCGCGCAACAACCACGCACCGATCCCGAACAGCACGACGAGATGATGTTCATCGTCTGCCATCAGGTCACCGAACTGTGGCTCAAACTGTTGTTGCACGAGCTGTCCGCGGTCCGGGAAGCATTCCGTGCGGACACCCCGGGGCTGCCCACCTTGTCCCGCGCCAACCGGGTGCTGTTGCGGCTGAACGATCAATGGGCTGTATTGGACACGTTGTTGCCCAACGCCTTTCACCTGCTACGGCCCTATCTGGGCCGGGCGTCCGGCCTGTATTCGAAGCAGTATCGGGATCTGGAGTTCCTGCTCGGAAAGCGGCACCCCGGCTGGCGCAATTTCGCAGCCCGCTATGCCACCGAGCCGAGCCTGTTCGACGAGCTGATTCGTTATCTGCACCGGCGCGGCCACGCCGTGCCCGAGCACTATCTGGAACGAGACTGGAGTCGACGCCGAGAATCCACACCTGAACTGTTCCAGATGTTCCAACGAATTCAGGCCGCCGACCAAGGTGTCGAGCATCAGATCGCTACACATCTCGTTGCCATCGATGGGCACCTGCGGGAATGGCGGCGGCGTCATCTCCAGATCGTGCGGAAGCATCTCGACAGCACCCCGGGCACCGCGGGCACCTCGGGCGCACGCTATCTCGAAGCCACCATCGATGACGTGTTCTTCCCCGAACTGATTCAGCCACGGGATGATTGA
- a CDS encoding pyridoxal phosphate-dependent aminotransferase has protein sequence MIPYREVIAGPELRTRFPDTELVSEYLAAGSPAGELIYLGFGETWTRTAPGLTAGLAALPTHTHGYVISQYGLPRLQHILRSYITRTHGLASEFARDYEVAVTAGGTRNAMFDFGRMLRADGVATVLAPMPGWDYAGVFGPLGYRMRYFPLDTGQPVTTDLAMDDNTLLVINAQHNPTGANWRPELVRQLLETARAAGAAILLDDAYFGVHNPEQTPTSALRLLLAEAPESRWLAVRSLGKQFHCSGWGIGAATAHPHTLDALVNQWQFQRSFASAIPLQEAMANWLSDPASERYLAEQGREYTEKRSAVHDSLCTELGYPAGLAQVGEFAPFAHVPLPRAQRHGSVAQFRRECLRQAGVLVGVDRWDAENSDRSPCYRLYLGPPLPVITEAITRMSKAGHGY, from the coding sequence ATGATTCCCTATCGTGAGGTGATCGCGGGTCCCGAGTTACGCACCAGGTTCCCCGACACCGAACTCGTGTCCGAATACCTGGCAGCGGGCAGCCCGGCCGGTGAGCTCATCTATCTGGGTTTCGGCGAAACGTGGACCAGGACCGCGCCGGGCTTGACCGCGGGATTGGCCGCGCTGCCGACGCACACACACGGATACGTGATCTCTCAGTACGGTCTGCCCCGCCTGCAACACATCCTGCGTTCATATATCACTCGCACGCACGGACTCGCGTCCGAATTCGCCCGGGATTACGAAGTCGCGGTGACCGCGGGTGGCACGAGAAACGCAATGTTCGACTTCGGCCGGATGCTGCGCGCCGACGGCGTCGCCACGGTGCTCGCGCCGATGCCCGGCTGGGACTATGCCGGGGTTTTCGGGCCGCTCGGCTACCGGATGCGCTATTTCCCGTTGGACACGGGCCAGCCCGTCACCACCGACCTCGCGATGGACGACAACACGCTGCTGGTGATCAACGCCCAGCACAATCCCACCGGCGCCAACTGGCGGCCCGAACTCGTCCGCCAGTTGCTCGAAACGGCGCGGGCGGCCGGCGCGGCGATCTTGTTGGACGATGCGTACTTCGGAGTCCACAATCCAGAACAGACACCGACATCCGCCCTGCGCCTGCTGTTGGCGGAGGCCCCCGAGTCGCGCTGGCTGGCCGTTCGGTCGTTGGGAAAGCAATTCCATTGCAGCGGTTGGGGAATAGGCGCGGCAACCGCGCATCCCCACACGCTCGACGCGTTGGTCAACCAGTGGCAGTTTCAGCGGAGTTTCGCCAGCGCCATTCCTCTTCAGGAGGCGATGGCCAACTGGCTCTCCGATCCGGCGTCCGAGCGCTACCTCGCCGAACAGGGGCGGGAATACACCGAAAAGCGGTCCGCCGTGCATGATTCGCTGTGCACCGAACTCGGCTATCCGGCGGGCCTTGCGCAAGTCGGGGAGTTCGCGCCGTTCGCGCACGTGCCGCTGCCCCGGGCGCAGCGGCACGGTTCGGTGGCGCAGTTCCGCCGCGAATGCCTGCGGCAGGCGGGCGTGCTGGTCGGGGTCGATCGGTGGGACGCCGAGAACAGCGACCGATCACCGTGCTACCGGCTGTATTTGGGACCGCCACTCCCGGTGATCACCGAGGCGATCACCCGGATGAGTAAGGCAGGCCATGGATACTGA
- the iaaH gene encoding indoleacetamide hydrolase yields the protein MDPIEWGVAAAAAHIKRGSVSAMEYSRALLDRIDGHRALGAFITVREEAVLAAAEQADAARSSGAVLGPLHGVPLAIKDNIDTADLPTTGGTPALREHQPAADADVVRRLRDAGALVLGKTNLHELAYGMTSNNGSYGPVANPYRPDRIAGGSSGGTAAAVAARLAPAGLGTDTGGSVRMPASLCGVVGFRPTVGRYSQRGLILVSGTRDTVGPLARTVEDVRLLDSVLSGVPEPQDSASAPVRLGVVRRPFVEGLASDLAECFERRTAQLAAAGIEIVELEFPAHTGDLIAKAGFPIAFYETPIELQNYLTTGNVALSLPELVAHCGSPDVAQLLTGLLGTDAISPDDYTAAMTRYRPELDALVRTSLATHQLDALLWPTTPVTAAPIGADEVELGGELVSAFLAYSRTTNLGSILGWPGVSVPAGLDSAGLPIGIALDGPPGSDSRLLRIARTCEQLFGPLPMPRAASVSGGGPDDSLS from the coding sequence ATGGACCCGATCGAGTGGGGCGTCGCCGCCGCGGCGGCTCACATCAAACGAGGTTCGGTATCCGCGATGGAATATTCCCGGGCGCTTCTTGATCGTATCGACGGACATCGCGCACTCGGCGCCTTCATCACCGTACGCGAGGAAGCGGTGCTCGCCGCTGCTGAACAAGCCGACGCAGCGCGATCGAGCGGTGCGGTACTCGGACCGTTGCACGGCGTGCCGCTCGCCATCAAGGACAACATCGACACCGCCGACCTACCCACCACCGGTGGCACGCCCGCCCTGCGCGAGCACCAGCCGGCCGCCGACGCCGACGTGGTGCGCCGACTGCGGGATGCCGGAGCGCTGGTGTTGGGCAAAACCAACCTGCACGAGCTGGCTTACGGCATGACCAGCAATAACGGTTCTTACGGCCCGGTGGCCAATCCGTACCGGCCGGACCGGATAGCGGGCGGCAGTAGCGGAGGCACTGCCGCCGCGGTTGCCGCCCGGTTGGCGCCCGCCGGATTGGGCACCGACACCGGCGGTTCGGTGCGGATGCCCGCGAGCCTGTGCGGCGTGGTCGGCTTCCGCCCCACCGTGGGTCGCTACTCGCAGCGGGGCCTCATTCTGGTGTCCGGCACCCGCGATACAGTCGGACCGTTGGCCAGGACCGTCGAGGATGTGCGGCTGCTGGATTCGGTCCTGAGCGGGGTTCCCGAGCCGCAGGACAGCGCGTCCGCGCCGGTGCGGCTCGGCGTCGTGCGCCGTCCCTTCGTCGAGGGACTTGCCTCCGACCTGGCGGAGTGTTTCGAACGACGCACGGCTCAGCTCGCTGCCGCCGGGATCGAGATCGTAGAGCTGGAATTTCCCGCGCACACCGGCGACCTCATCGCCAAAGCGGGTTTCCCGATTGCCTTCTACGAGACACCCATAGAGCTGCAGAACTACCTGACGACGGGCAATGTCGCATTGTCGTTGCCCGAACTCGTCGCGCACTGCGGAAGCCCTGATGTCGCACAGCTCCTCACCGGACTTTTGGGCACGGACGCGATCTCGCCCGACGACTACACCGCCGCGATGACGCGCTATCGGCCCGAGTTGGACGCGCTGGTGCGCACCAGCCTGGCCACGCACCAGCTCGACGCGCTGCTGTGGCCGACCACGCCGGTCACCGCGGCGCCGATCGGGGCCGACGAGGTGGAGTTGGGCGGCGAGCTGGTTTCGGCGTTTCTCGCCTACAGCCGCACCACCAACCTCGGCAGCATTCTCGGTTGGCCCGGCGTCAGTGTGCCCGCGGGACTGGACAGCGCTGGGCTGCCGATAGGGATCGCGCTGGACGGACCACCCGGCAGCGACAGCCGTTTGCTGCGGATCGCCCGCACCTGTGAGCAGCTGTTCGGACCGCTGCCGATGCCGCGAGCGGCCTCGGTTTCCGGCGGGGGGCCTGATGATTCCCTATCGTGA